A part of Carettochelys insculpta isolate YL-2023 chromosome 1, ASM3395843v1, whole genome shotgun sequence genomic DNA contains:
- the LOC142007118 gene encoding CD59A glycoprotein-like, with protein MRNLVVCVLALALMAQAVVSLECYHCPNGGRCFTTQKCRDDKNQCITMFFPLTAKYAKRCSSTYECEVMKTMGGSAVKAICCGTDRCNR; from the exons ATGAGGAACCTGGTCGTGTGTGTGCTCGCCCTAGCGCTGATGGCACAAG CTGTTGTGTCTCTGGAGTGTTATCATTGCCCTAATGGAGGAAGATGCTTCACCACTCAAAAATGCAGGGATGACAAGAATCAATGCATTACCATGTTCTTCCCTCTCACTG ctaAATATGCTAAGCGATGCTCCTCAACATATGAGTGTGAAGTCATGAAGACCATGGGGGGGTCTGCAGTGAAGGCCATTTGCTGCGGCACTGACCGATGCAACCGATAG